In Myxococcales bacterium, the DNA window TGGCAGCCGAATGAAGAGCTTGAGCCGATCTACGAGATGAGGGATGGTACCACCGAGAGCATTCGGTTTGATGGCCTTCTCTTGGATAAGCGGTTCAGTAGGTTGCGAGCCCGGTTAGAGGCCTTCGGAGAGTCGGTTCACTGGCTCCCCCCGACGCGCCGACCTCCTGCCGATCGGTACCCGGCTGCCGGCGATGTCTACGACTCGGCGGACCCGATACCGTTTCTTGCTCGAATCGGACAGGAGCACATCGTGCATCGCGATGTTCAGAGTGGGCTCGGTCGGCTTGCGGGGGTGGAAATGTCGATCGGGCGCGACGTTCGCGGAGCGTATGCTGATATTGCACCTCAAGGCCTGCCGGGGAGCGGCGTGCCGCTGGCCTCGGTAGGAGAAGGTATCAACCAAGTGCTGCCGGTTCTCACTCTTGCGGCGATGGCGCGCAGGGGCCAATTGGGAGAAACACCACTAGTAGCGATCGAGCAACCTGAACTTCATCTTCATCCTGCGGCCGAGCTATCGCTTGTCGACGTTCTCCTTGAGGCGTGCTCGAGCAACGCGCGCTTCGTTCTCGAGACACACTCTGAAACACTGCTCTTGGGTCTTCAACTTGCTGTTGTCGAGGGACGCCTATCCCCTGATGATGTGAGCATTGCCTGGGTCGAGCGTGGAGGAGGCGGATTGTCGACTGTGCGCGAGGTGCCCCTGCGCCTGGACGGCTCTCGCGAGGGCTGGCCCCCCGGGGTCTTCTCTGAGCACCTCGTGCAGGCTCGAAAAATACTAGAGGCGCGGGAGGCGAAGCGGACATGAACGTTGTGCTCGAAGCATCGGTGTTCACTGACGCACCCGAATGGTGCTTGCCAATCATGTGGTTCGCCCGAGTTGGCAAGCATCGAGTCCTGCCGGCCAAGACGGCGCAATCCAGCTTTAGCCAGTGGAGAAACGCACTCTCCCCTCACCAGCAGCAGGCGGTCGACCACGCGGAAAGCTGGTCGACGCAGGAGCAGGCAAGTGCACCATCAAAGTTGAAAATCGTCGTAAGCGAGAGGCCAACCAACGATCAAGTCTCGCCGACCACAGCCTGGATGATCCTGCAGCGGCCTTACCGGATACTGTTCGAAGATGGTTTCAACGACCGCGCGTTCTTGTTGCGAATGGCCGGCTCGGCGGAACGTACCTATCTTCGGGAATGTTTTGAGAAGGAGTGGCTTGAGGCTGACCACGGCGGCGGGATCAGCAGTATGCCGCGTCGTGTGATGCAACTCTCGACGACGACGACGACGGCGATCCCCCTCCTCGCTTCATGCTTGTTCGATAGCGATTCTGAGGCAACGGGACATCCGAGTAGCGATTCCACGCAGCTCGGGTTGGTATGTGAAGAAGCGAAAATGCACTATTACCGACTCGCGCGAAGGGCTATCGAAAACTACCTGCCACGCTCTGCGTTCAACCGATGGATTTCTCTTGGGGGTAACCGGACGGAGAGGCAGGCTAGGCGGGAGATTGTCGATGGCTATTTTTGTCTTGAAGAAAATGAGCGGTACCACGCGAAAGTGAAGTCTCTGGTTGGCCCGGTTGGCGGCCTGTATGGAGACGACACAGCCATGAACGACCAGGACGTAGTGCGCGAGGGTGGGCCCGCCGAGCTTCGGCCATTTGTTCAGGAACTCATCGAGCGAGCACGGTAGGCCGGCCATGAACCACGAAGCAAGTTTCCTTAAAGACCCGACCGTAGTCTTCATGACCGAGCTTCTCGCTGATGTGAAGAAAGGCATTGTGCAGCTGCCTCGTTTTCAGCGGGCGAGCGTGTGGACGGAGGACCAGCGCCTCGATCTTCTTGATAGTGTTCGCAAGGGGATTCCTATCGGGGCGATAATGCTTTGGCGCACGAATATGCCCGTCGCCGCTCGCCGATGGATAGGCCCTCACTGGATTCCCGCGGCATCGTCGACGGGGTCACACCAGTACATACTCGACGGAGGTCAACGGATTGCCTCGTTGCTTGGCGCGCTCTATGAGGAGGCCTCGTCAGCTCCAGGCGATGACGATGGGGATGCTCCGGGACCGGACGAAGTCTTTAGCTTCTACTACGATTTAAAGGAAGAGTGCTTTGTACCGCGCAGGCAGGAACAGAAGGTGGCGCCTTACTGGCTACCGCTGCCAGATACCCTCAACACGGTAGCTTTGCTAAAGTTTCAACGAGGGCTTACTGGACCCGATGCCGACGAGTGGGTCGCACGTGCCGACGCGCTTGCGACTCGCTTTCGTGCATACAAGGTCCCGGTGATACTGCTGGCATCCGATGACGTCGAGTTCGCCACCACGACGTTCCGTCGCGTGAACAGCACTGCTACCCCGATGAGCGACCTTGACATGGTGAGCGCTCTGGTATGGAGCCCGACGTTCGACCTGGAAAAGTTGCTTCGCGAGGAGCGGGAACGCCTCGAACCTCCGTTTTGGCAGAAAGTCGATGACGAAACCTGGCTCCGGTGCATAAAGGCAATTCTCGGGCTCGACCTCTATGCTGACACGGACAAGGTTCAGCGCGCACTTTCAGCAAATCCAGATTCTATACCGCGTAGTCGAGATGGCCTAAATCGTGTTGCAGAGTTTCTGTGCGCCGAGTGTCGGGTAGCGTCGCCAGAGCTGGTTCCGTATCGGCACCAAATACCACTTCTTGTCCAGGCGTTCGCGATCTCTCCCTGCCCCGACGCAAACCTGCGCAAGCGACTTGCTGCGTGGTTCTGGCTCACCACCTATGCCGGGATCTTCTCTGGAATCAGTGGAGGCGGCCTCACTCGGGCGCAGTCAGACATGGAGGAATTGGCGCGAGATGTCACGCTGCGATGGCCGAAGAAGGCGCCTTTCAAGCGAGAGCCTATGCCGATACGGTTCGACTTTCGCCACGCGCGTGCACGAGCGTTGGCGACATCACTCGCTCGAGAACGCTCGGAAGGTCCGGTTGAGTTGGGGCTTTACGGTGCCGCAGCCATGGTACAACTTGTCACAACCGGGGCTCATCGGTCGAGCCCAGGGAATCGCTTCTTTTCCCCGCATCATCAGCGGAAGGAACTCGTTGCGCTTCTTCGTGGCAATGCCGAGGAACGAAGGCTCCACCACGTTTCGGACGCAGCGTGGGAGGCCTTTGAGGCCAATGCTGTTGATGACTTTGTGCGTCGCCGCACGTTAGACCTTGAGGCGATGGAGGAAGAGTTCGTGAGGGGATTCGCAAGCCTATTGGTTCCAGGAGTATCGGAGAGCGCCTAGTTCGATCTGGACTGTTTCGGGGAACGGCTTATCTGCGACATGCGCGTAGTCCGTTCGGCTCCGGCTCTGGCTCGCCCTCGCGCCCTCACGCCACGGCCCGGTCGAGCACGCCCTGGAGCCGCGCGAAGAGCGCCGTGAGGGTCGCCGGGTCGGGGAGGGCTCGGAAGCCCAAGACGATCTCTTGCGGCTCGACGTGCTCGGTGAAGACGCGGAGCGTGAGGGCGCCCGGGCCTCCGGGGTTTGCGGTCGCGCCGTCCAGGTAGCTCGTGCCGCGCCAGAGGTGCGGACCGTTCATGAAGTGCGCGGGGAGCTCGGGCGAGAGGGCACACGTCGCGTGGCTCGCGACGACCTCGGGCAACGTCTCGCGGAG includes these proteins:
- a CDS encoding DUF262 domain-containing protein, producing the protein MNHEASFLKDPTVVFMTELLADVKKGIVQLPRFQRASVWTEDQRLDLLDSVRKGIPIGAIMLWRTNMPVAARRWIGPHWIPAASSTGSHQYILDGGQRIASLLGALYEEASSAPGDDDGDAPGPDEVFSFYYDLKEECFVPRRQEQKVAPYWLPLPDTLNTVALLKFQRGLTGPDADEWVARADALATRFRAYKVPVILLASDDVEFATTTFRRVNSTATPMSDLDMVSALVWSPTFDLEKLLREERERLEPPFWQKVDDETWLRCIKAILGLDLYADTDKVQRALSANPDSIPRSRDGLNRVAEFLCAECRVASPELVPYRHQIPLLVQAFAISPCPDANLRKRLAAWFWLTTYAGIFSGISGGGLTRAQSDMEELARDVTLRWPKKAPFKREPMPIRFDFRHARARALATSLARERSEGPVELGLYGAAAMVQLVTTGAHRSSPGNRFFSPHHQRKELVALLRGNAEERRLHHVSDAAWEAFEANAVDDFVRRRTLDLEAMEEEFVRGFASLLVPGVSESA
- a CDS encoding AAA family ATPase; protein product: MRLGAKLTLLFGYNNAGKSALLRGLVLLAASCHPDPAKTRPPLALDHLAARGASFADLVTRGHAARLSLGLSWDDGAHLSMKLLEPFKLGEGRRTPLVETLSTQGLDGSDLSAVWQPNEELEPIYEMRDGTTESIRFDGLLLDKRFSRLRARLEAFGESVHWLPPTRRPPADRYPAAGDVYDSADPIPFLARIGQEHIVHRDVQSGLGRLAGVEMSIGRDVRGAYADIAPQGLPGSGVPLASVGEGINQVLPVLTLAAMARRGQLGETPLVAIEQPELHLHPAAELSLVDVLLEACSSNARFVLETHSETLLLGLQLAVVEGRLSPDDVSIAWVERGGGGLSTVREVPLRLDGSREGWPPGVFSEHLVQARKILEAREAKRT